One genomic region from Nostoc sp. C052 encodes:
- a CDS encoding MIP/aquaporin family protein, with translation MQTLRKHYPEYLMEAAGLGIFLISAVVVTTLLQHPASPIPQAISDPLLRRFIIGVAMGLIAICIIYSPWGKQSGAHLNPVVTFTFFRLGKIQPWDVIFYILAHFIGELLGLLFAVVVFKDAVTNPSINYIVTIPGAGGAGVAFFAELVISFGVMLMILFASNTPKLAPFTGIFAGVMIATYITVEAPLSGTSMNPARTLASAIPSHNWTAIWVYFTAPLLGMLLAAELYIRLKGKRAVRCAKLHHHNNKRCIFRCGYRHPEVDKRWLLSDKLPNP, from the coding sequence ATGCAGACACTACGGAAACATTATCCAGAATACTTAATGGAAGCTGCGGGACTGGGGATATTTCTGATTTCTGCGGTGGTGGTGACTACCTTGTTACAACATCCAGCTTCACCAATTCCACAAGCAATTTCCGATCCACTTTTACGACGGTTTATCATTGGCGTGGCGATGGGATTAATTGCTATTTGTATTATTTATTCTCCTTGGGGTAAACAATCAGGCGCACATCTCAATCCGGTTGTCACCTTCACTTTCTTTCGTCTCGGTAAAATTCAACCGTGGGATGTTATTTTTTACATCCTGGCTCACTTTATAGGTGAATTACTAGGATTGCTATTTGCTGTAGTGGTGTTTAAAGATGCAGTTACCAATCCATCTATAAATTATATTGTCACAATTCCTGGTGCGGGTGGTGCAGGTGTGGCATTTTTCGCTGAACTGGTGATTTCTTTTGGAGTAATGCTGATGATTTTGTTTGCATCCAATACCCCCAAACTAGCACCATTTACAGGCATATTTGCAGGAGTAATGATTGCAACTTATATCACAGTAGAAGCACCATTGTCAGGTACGAGCATGAACCCAGCCCGTACCCTAGCATCGGCAATTCCATCTCACAATTGGACAGCCATCTGGGTTTATTTCACTGCACCACTCTTAGGGATGCTCTTAGCAGCCGAACTTTATATCAGGCTGAAAGGAAAAAGGGCTGTAAGATGCGCTAAACTCCATCACCACAACAACAAACGCTGTATCTTTCGCTGTGGCTATCGTCACCCAGAAGTAGATAAAAGATGGTTGTTAAGCGACAAGTTACCTAATCCCTAA
- a CDS encoding cupin domain-containing protein: MTINLQGVLQQPRQGSSYWVLGDLYTFKAVGEDTSQAYALVEIIVQPQSGTPPHIHSHENEAFYLQEGELEFQLDEQIVLATPGTFLHSPKGQLHRFTNISLEPAKLLCWVTPAGLEKFFIEVGVPVSETISSPTVSPADIEKVLATAPRYGLEIIPPPAESSQL, translated from the coding sequence ATGACAATTAATCTCCAAGGAGTATTACAGCAACCAAGACAAGGTTCTTCTTACTGGGTGCTTGGGGATTTGTATACTTTTAAGGCAGTAGGTGAAGATACTAGTCAAGCCTACGCTCTAGTTGAAATTATTGTTCAACCACAAAGCGGTACACCTCCCCATATACATAGTCACGAAAATGAAGCTTTTTATCTTCAAGAGGGAGAATTAGAATTTCAGCTTGATGAGCAAATAGTTTTAGCAACTCCTGGAACCTTTCTCCATTCTCCTAAAGGTCAACTTCATAGGTTTACAAACATCAGTTTAGAGCCAGCAAAATTGTTGTGCTGGGTAACGCCGGCAGGTTTAGAGAAGTTTTTCATAGAAGTGGGTGTGCCAGTTTCAGAAACGATTTCATCACCTACTGTCAGTCCCGCAGACATCGAAAAAGTTTTGGCTACGGCTCCGAGGTATGGTCTGGAAATTATTCCTCCACCTGCTGAATCTTCGCAGTTATAG